The genomic segment ggtaggacagtttggaaATGGcatcaaagagaccagacagatggtttggacatgtgcagaggagggacccagggtatatagggagaaggatgctgaggatggagccaacaggcaggaggagaagagggagaccaaagaggaggttcatggatgtggtgagggaggacatgcaggtggttggtgtgacagaggaagatacagaggacagggtgagatgatgTGGCGCCCCCCAAtgaaggaggaagaagaagatttGATTGATTTTAAAATAAAGATATTTTTATCTCCTTAGATCTCAGCTGAGCAGTCGGTGCCATGGACTCAGTAAGGCCATCATCACTCAGGCCAACACGCCAGTTGGGACAAAGATTGTGTATGATGGGGAAAGGAGGAAGGCCATCCAGGTGACGCCTGAGATCTTCAGCACATTTGCCAAGGTTTGTTATTTCTCACTCCTGAaggttaaaatgtgtgtgtgtgtgtgctttttttaaCCACCTGCGGCAGCTTTGCTCACGCACGTTCAGCTATAAGTCATGCATTCTCACATGTCAGCACTCTGATCCACATGACTTCCACGGGACAGTTTATTTTTGGTCAGGGGTTCACAAACAACCCCTGAGACATTGACACTCTGTACAACTGTTTAGCTTCAATTATGTAGAAATAGCAAATATAAAAGTGTCATTATGTATTTACATACAGCCTGTGTCATATTCGTTACAGGTTTCATAACATTTTCAGAAACATTTGACAGAAGTTGTATTCGTGTTACTAGATGACTGATATGAAAACAGTAGTGTGTGCAGCATGCATGTTAAAATGCAAAATATGTTGAACTATAAACATGGAAGTATTTAATGATAGGGTTCAACATAGGAttcacaagtgtgtgtgtgtgtgtatatatatatatatatatatatatatatatatatatatatatatatatatatatatatatatatatatatatatatatatatacagttgtgctataagtttacataccctggcagaattttttttttttggccatttttcagagaatatgaatgacaacacaaactttaTTTTCACTCATGGCTAgttgttgggtgaagccatttattggcaaacagtgtttcctctttttaaatcaaaatgacaagagaactagtTTTggatttgcatcactactcttagcttcatagtggagtagagcagagaaggattttctttcaccaatacagatcaaatccaggcttgcatctcagatgtaccttctggcaatttgtagctaaactttcaggtctttttttttttaaagaaaatcctcctctataccacttcatcatgaagataaataaatggtgatacaaaatacaaagcttgtactgtgcataatttctccaatcacagccacgtaagcctataacttcttctgggttgtctgggtgtcttggtggctttcctcactcttcttcttgcacagtcactctgtttttCAGAACAGTCTACGCCATGCAGatgtaccacagagtgccatattctttgtatttctttgtaattgatgtaaataaagtccgaaacacattcagtggcagcttcaccatcagagagcctcgtcaacaaactaccacaaaagactccaagctaaaGTTAGAGTTAAAGggagcaatacacagtattaagaacaggggtatgtaaactttggatcaggttcatttgggtagttctcttgtcattttgattttaaaaagaggaaacacagttgtttgacaataaatggcttcacccaaccactaaccatgagtgaaaataaagtttttgtgttgtcattcatattctctgaaaaacggccaaaaaacaaaaattttgccagggtatgtaaacttttgagcacaactgtgtgtttttatatatatatatatatatatatatatatatatatatatatatatatacacacatatttggggttgtaatagggAACAATGTGCTCTTTTTGAAAATACTGTCCATTTTTCAGGTGAATGTAATATTCATGCATTATCCATTGCTGCTAATTCCAGGTGCATCCTTTCTTAAATAAAACATGGGACACATGTGCAGTTGTTGGGAACGGGGGAATCCTGGTGAACAGCAGCTGTGGAGACACCATCGATTCAGCACAGTTTGTTATCAGGTGGGAATCTATGTGAATCAAAGGGACAGAAATCCAGATGAGAGTTTTAATCAGCTGTCTCATCCATGATCCTGTTGAAATTCCACACTGTCtgatggtttttgtgtttgttcaggTGTAATCTACCTCCTTTGAAAAATGGCTATAAGAAACATGTAGGCAGCAAGACTGACCTTGTGACAGCAAACCCGAGCATTTTCTTGGAGAGGTGAGTGAATGTGGAGGTAGAAGACTGTCTCCTCATGATGCTGCATTTGTCCTTCTTCATCTCTGCTGGTTTTGGTTTATCAGGTACGGGGGTCTGCTGGGACGCCGTCGTACATTTGTGGAGAACCTTCATACCTATGGTGATGCCTTGCTCCTACTCCCTGCCTTCTCCTTTGGCCACAACACACCCGTCTCCCTACGGGTCCTGTACACCATTGAGGACTTTGGAAGCCCCACTCAGGCTTTCTTCTTCAACCCTCAGTACCTCCAGAGTCTGGCCCACTTCTGGCGCTCCCAAGGCCTCAGGACAGTGCGGCTAAGCACCGGTATAATTATGGCGAGCCTGGCACTAGAACTCTGTACAAATGTGCACCTGTATGGTTTCTggccctttcctcttcaccctcatgATCTCCGGCCCATTACTAACCACTACTATGACAACAGACCAACTAACAAGAAGTTCCACACCATGCCTGCTGAGTTTAACCACTTGTTGCAACTTCACACTGAGGGCGTACTGAGGATTCACCTTGAAGATTGTCAGTCCAATCAAATGCAAACTTGAGGACCTGTGACCAGGAGCCCATTCTCTGTATGTGGATGACCACGGTAGCTGGATTAATTTGTTGATGATTTAGTGCGATCATAACATGCCCCTTTATTCCAGCCTACTCTGGAGACTCTGAGCTGATGTCTCAGCTACCTCACAACCttctaaattatttttttcaaaacatcCCAACTGGTACCATGGCTTTGCAGACTTCTGGATGTCTTGGACAGACACAGAATTCTGATATGGTCTGGTCCACTTTTAGAATTTTGTAAATTTGTATAATGTGCAGAACCGATACACCCTAGTTAGGCTTCACTAGTGTGCACAGTTGTGTCCGATGAGTGAGTCTAGCTTGTCTAATCAAAACCTCACCTGGGCTCACTGAACTGGAAATAAAGTGGATGACCAGTATCAGGAGATCCTGGATCAGCTAGCTGATCTTGGATCTTTTAAGCGACATATAGTGAA from the Thalassophryne amazonica chromosome 16, fThaAma1.1, whole genome shotgun sequence genome contains:
- the st8sia6 gene encoding alpha-2,8-sialyltransferase 8F → MRRTVLKSLLSLMITVIFVVTFLTTLIWYIFNDSNVGPHRLHTQRKNDPKPSDTSKACREDIKKAVERYSQPWKKEENNLQKFRSQLSSRCHGLSKAIITQANTPVGTKIVYDGERRKAIQVTPEIFSTFAKVHPFLNKTWDTCAVVGNGGILVNSSCGDTIDSAQFVIRCNLPPLKNGYKKHVGSKTDLVTANPSIFLERYGGLLGRRRTFVENLHTYGDALLLLPAFSFGHNTPVSLRVLYTIEDFGSPTQAFFFNPQYLQSLAHFWRSQGLRTVRLSTGIIMASLALELCTNVHLYGFWPFPLHPHDLRPITNHYYDNRPTNKKFHTMPAEFNHLLQLHTEGVLRIHLEDCQSNQMQT